One part of the Marinobacterium rhizophilum genome encodes these proteins:
- the lysS gene encoding lysine--tRNA ligase, giving the protein MSETTPAAAQDENRLIAERRDKLNALREQGNAFPNAFRRDSYAQDLQQEYGDKTKEELEALGHRVSVAGRVMLNRGAFIVLQDMSGRIQLYVNKPARPFAKSLDLGDIVAISGVLHKSGKGDLFVDMEDCQLLTKSLRPLPDKHKGLQDTEMRYRQRYVDLITNEQSRRVFEVRSGIVSGIRRFLTERRFLEVETPMLQAIPGGASARPFVTHHNALDIGMYLRIAPELYLKRLVVGGFERVFEINRNFRNEGLSTRHNPEFTMIEFYQAYADYKDLMDLTEDMLRSVAQEVLGTTTLINTVRNEEGEVLESFEYDLAKPFTRLSVFDSILHYNPDITAAALADDHAARQIAQRLDINVKDSWGLGKVQIEIFEKTVEHRLDQPTFITEYPTEVSPLARRNDDNPFVTDRFEFFVGGRELANGFSELNDAEDQAERFRAQVAEKDAGDDEAMHYDADYINALEYGLPPTAGEGIGIDRLVMLFTDSPSIRDVILFPAMRPVKTQA; this is encoded by the coding sequence ATGTCCGAGACTACCCCAGCCGCCGCGCAAGACGAAAACCGCCTGATTGCCGAGCGCCGCGACAAACTCAATGCCCTGCGCGAACAGGGCAATGCCTTCCCCAACGCCTTTCGCCGCGACAGCTATGCACAGGATCTGCAGCAGGAATACGGCGACAAGACCAAGGAAGAGCTCGAAGCACTGGGACATCGGGTATCGGTTGCCGGCCGCGTAATGCTGAACCGCGGCGCCTTTATCGTGCTGCAGGACATGAGCGGCCGCATCCAGCTGTACGTCAACAAGCCGGCGCGTCCGTTTGCCAAGTCGCTGGACCTGGGCGATATCGTCGCCATCAGCGGCGTGCTGCACAAGTCCGGCAAGGGTGACCTGTTCGTCGACATGGAAGACTGCCAGCTGCTGACCAAGAGCCTGCGTCCGCTGCCCGACAAGCACAAGGGCCTGCAGGACACCGAGATGCGCTACCGTCAGCGCTACGTGGACCTCATCACCAACGAGCAGTCCCGCCGTGTATTCGAAGTGCGCTCGGGCATCGTGTCCGGCATTCGCCGCTTCCTCACCGAGCGTCGCTTCCTGGAAGTCGAAACCCCGATGCTGCAAGCGATCCCCGGTGGCGCCTCGGCCCGTCCGTTCGTGACGCACCATAACGCGCTGGATATCGGCATGTACCTGCGTATCGCGCCGGAGCTGTACCTCAAGCGCCTGGTGGTGGGTGGCTTTGAGCGGGTGTTCGAGATCAACCGCAACTTCCGTAACGAAGGGCTGTCGACACGACACAACCCCGAGTTCACCATGATCGAGTTCTACCAGGCCTACGCCGACTACAAGGACCTGATGGATCTGACCGAAGACATGCTGCGCAGCGTGGCGCAGGAAGTGCTCGGCACCACCACCCTGATCAACACCGTGCGCAACGAAGAGGGCGAGGTGCTGGAAAGCTTCGAATACGACCTGGCCAAGCCGTTTACGCGCCTGTCGGTGTTCGATTCCATCCTGCACTACAACCCGGATATCACCGCGGCAGCGCTGGCCGATGACCATGCCGCCCGCCAGATCGCGCAGCGCCTGGATATCAACGTCAAGGACAGCTGGGGTCTTGGCAAGGTGCAGATCGAGATCTTCGAGAAGACCGTCGAGCACCGCCTGGACCAGCCGACCTTCATTACCGAATACCCGACCGAAGTCAGCCCGCTGGCGCGTCGCAACGATGACAACCCCTTCGTGACCGACCGCTTCGAATTCTTCGTCGGTGGTCGCGAGCTGGCCAACGGCTTCTCCGAGTTGAACGACGCCGAAGACCAGGCCGAGCGTTTCCGTGCCCAGGTGGCCGAAAAAGACGCCGGCGACGACGAAGCCATGCACTACGATGCCGACTACATCAACGCGCTGGAATACGGCCTGCCGCCGACGGCGGGCGAAGGCATCGGTATCGACCGCTTGGTCATGCTGTTCACCGATTCGCCGTCCATCCGCGACGTTATCCTGTTCCCGGCCATGCGCCCGGTGAAGACCCAGGCATAA
- the ung gene encoding uracil-DNA glycosylase gives MPLQWLAPDENNPQLSLQPDWQALLGPELEQPYMLELQRFLQAEQQAGKQIYPAPEHWLHALEATALQDVKVVILGQDPYHQPGQAHGLSFSVPVGVRVPPSLRNIYKELQADLGIDPASHGCLQGWARQGVLLLNAVLTVEQSQAASHQGRGWERFTDRVIHAVNAHCHNVVFVLWGSYAQKKGAFVDRSRHLVLQAPHPSPLSAHRGFFGCGHFSQANAYLQAHGRSPIDWQLPAAPQG, from the coding sequence ATGCCCCTGCAATGGCTCGCCCCTGACGAAAACAACCCGCAGCTCTCGCTGCAGCCGGACTGGCAGGCGCTGCTGGGCCCCGAACTCGAACAGCCCTACATGCTCGAACTGCAGCGCTTTTTGCAGGCCGAGCAACAGGCGGGCAAGCAGATTTATCCCGCCCCGGAGCACTGGCTGCACGCGCTTGAAGCCACGGCGCTGCAGGATGTAAAGGTGGTGATACTGGGGCAGGACCCCTACCATCAGCCGGGCCAGGCCCATGGCCTGAGCTTTTCGGTGCCCGTCGGCGTCAGGGTGCCGCCCTCGCTGCGTAACATCTACAAAGAGCTGCAGGCGGATCTGGGGATTGATCCCGCGTCCCACGGTTGCCTGCAGGGCTGGGCCCGCCAGGGCGTGCTGCTGCTCAACGCCGTGCTGACGGTGGAGCAGAGCCAGGCCGCCTCCCACCAGGGGCGAGGCTGGGAGCGCTTCACTGACCGGGTGATTCATGCGGTCAATGCCCACTGTCATAACGTGGTGTTTGTCCTCTGGGGCAGCTACGCGCAGAAGAAGGGCGCCTTTGTCGACAGGTCGCGGCATCTGGTGCTGCAGGCACCGCATCCATCACCGCTGTCGGCACATCGGGGGTTCTTTGGCTGTGGGCATTTCAGCCAGGCCAATGCCTATCTGCAGGCCCACGGGCGCAGCCCGATCGACTGGCAGCTGCCCGCAGCGCCTCAGGGCTGA
- a CDS encoding GntR family transcriptional regulator: protein MTKTSIRKTDSKPGADEVYDRIWSAIMERKLQPGTRLKEEDLCEVFQTSRGGIRKVLQRLAHHNLVNLVPNSGAYVAKVTVKEAREVFQARRLIETELVRELALNFSADKQRALVEHVELEEQAHRDGDLNRRIRLSGEFHLKIGELADKPVLTQFLREIISRTSLIIAQYQRASARHSEQTATHPCCEHSGLIEAFEQQDAPQAVELMIEHLNHLEEQLDLTSGTHSAIDLQSIFR from the coding sequence ATGACTAAAACCAGCATTCGCAAAACTGACAGCAAACCCGGCGCCGACGAAGTATATGACCGTATCTGGTCGGCCATTATGGAGCGCAAACTGCAGCCGGGTACGCGCCTCAAGGAAGAGGACCTGTGTGAGGTCTTCCAGACCAGCCGTGGTGGTATTCGCAAGGTGCTGCAGCGCCTGGCGCACCATAACCTGGTGAACCTGGTGCCCAACAGCGGAGCTTACGTCGCCAAGGTTACGGTGAAGGAGGCACGGGAGGTTTTCCAGGCAAGGCGCTTGATCGAAACCGAACTGGTGCGCGAACTGGCGCTGAATTTCTCCGCCGACAAGCAGCGCGCCCTGGTCGAGCATGTTGAGCTGGAGGAACAGGCCCATCGCGACGGCGACCTGAACCGTCGCATCCGCCTGTCCGGCGAGTTTCACCTCAAGATAGGCGAACTGGCCGACAAGCCGGTGCTGACCCAGTTCCTGCGCGAAATTATCTCCAGGACCTCCCTGATCATCGCCCAGTACCAGCGCGCCAGCGCCCGCCATTCAGAACAGACCGCCACCCACCCGTGCTGCGAGCACAGCGGCCTGATCGAGGCGTTCGAGCAGCAGGACGCCCCCCAGGCCGTCGAGCTGATGATCGAACACCTCAACCACCTGGAAGAGCAGCTCGATCTGACCTCCGGCACCCACAGCGCCATCGACCTGCAAAGCATTTTCCGCTGA